Proteins encoded together in one Nitrospirota bacterium window:
- a CDS encoding DUF3047 domain-containing protein — MSGGVMIRRCLAVWLVVCGGFLIDAAVSAQGQSLVLEDFQATEADGFPSNWEHENQRSQSKGRDAYKVQTENGVNFLAARDAGQRIKKKKIDWDPKAYPVLTWRWRLQKATAENEPVAAIYASLDTDLMFIPVFTKYVWSATKPEGTFTEGGMFSGSEIVVQSGTKEVGQWFEERVNVYEDFKRIHKHEPAAKAWGISIIAGSGVEIDFGSMVASAGR, encoded by the coding sequence ATGAGTGGAGGGGTAATGATTCGGCGATGTCTTGCAGTCTGGCTCGTGGTCTGTGGAGGTTTCTTGATAGATGCGGCGGTCTCGGCTCAAGGCCAGTCCTTAGTCTTAGAGGATTTTCAAGCCACAGAAGCGGACGGATTTCCCTCGAATTGGGAACATGAAAATCAACGAAGCCAGTCCAAAGGGCGAGATGCCTATAAGGTCCAGACAGAGAACGGTGTAAATTTTCTGGCGGCGAGGGATGCGGGACAGAGGATCAAAAAGAAGAAGATCGATTGGGACCCGAAGGCCTATCCGGTTCTCACCTGGCGTTGGCGCCTGCAAAAAGCCACAGCGGAAAATGAACCGGTTGCGGCGATCTATGCCTCGCTGGACACCGACCTGATGTTCATTCCTGTTTTCACGAAGTATGTCTGGAGCGCCACCAAGCCCGAAGGGACCTTTACTGAAGGCGGCATGTTCAGCGGCTCGGAGATCGTGGTGCAAAGCGGCACGAAGGAAGTCGGTCAGTGGTTTGAAGAGCGAGTGAACGTCTACGAGGACTTCAAACGAATACACAAGCATGAGCCGGCTGCCAAGGCCTGGGGTATTTCGATCATCGCCGGGTCTGGCGTAGAAATCGATTTTGGTTCGATGGTCGCAAGCGCTGGACGCTAG
- a CDS encoding SUMF1/EgtB/PvdO family nonheme iron enzyme, with product MEKKGVLIGSIVFVFGSFLLMICLMVYESYKAKQMKALAASIKSEARPAPTSTTAQDYSMYKTKIGDEGREMVQIPEGPFIMGSKDGDPDEAPERQTYLKAFYLDAKEVSQEEYARFAKMTKRPLPKIEVFEDDQSKLLRPEFAAMSMTWEDAAAYCKWAGKRLPTEAEWEKAGRGEGKRKYAWGDTFLTGRANANVDGSEDGFRYLAPPGSFETGRSPYGLYDMTGNVAEWVADTYDEHYYQKAPYRDPKGPEPSDLKVVRGGSWRETEHNARLSKRFAAKHWRTDITIGFRCASDVETGESPAPS from the coding sequence ATGGAAAAGAAGGGAGTACTCATCGGTTCGATCGTCTTCGTCTTTGGGTCCTTCCTCCTGATGATCTGCCTGATGGTCTATGAGTCCTACAAGGCGAAACAAATGAAGGCACTGGCCGCCTCAATCAAGTCCGAAGCTCGTCCTGCGCCGACCAGCACAACGGCACAGGATTATTCCATGTATAAAACGAAGATCGGCGATGAAGGCCGGGAGATGGTGCAAATACCGGAAGGCCCCTTCATCATGGGCAGCAAAGATGGCGATCCGGATGAAGCGCCGGAACGTCAGACGTATCTTAAGGCATTTTATCTCGATGCGAAGGAGGTTTCTCAAGAAGAATATGCCCGATTCGCCAAGATGACCAAAAGGCCACTGCCCAAGATCGAAGTCTTCGAAGACGATCAATCCAAACTGCTCCGGCCAGAATTTGCGGCCATGAGCATGACATGGGAGGATGCCGCAGCCTATTGCAAATGGGCCGGGAAGCGCCTTCCCACGGAGGCGGAGTGGGAAAAGGCCGGTCGTGGTGAGGGAAAGCGGAAGTACGCGTGGGGTGACACCTTCTTAACTGGCCGTGCCAATGCGAATGTCGATGGGAGTGAAGACGGATTTCGGTATCTGGCGCCTCCTGGATCTTTCGAGACCGGGCGAAGCCCCTATGGGCTGTATGACATGACCGGGAATGTGGCGGAGTGGGTCGCGGATACCTATGATGAGCACTACTACCAAAAGGCGCCGTATCGCGATCCGAAGGGGCCGGAACCAAGTGATCTGAAAGTCGTCCGTGGAGGGTCGTGGCGAGAGACCGAGCATAATGCCCGGCTTTCCAAGCGATTTGCCGCAAAGCATTGGCGAACGGACATCACGATCGGGTTTCGCTGTGCGAGCGATGTGGAGACCGGCGAGAGCCCTGCGCCGTCATAA
- a CDS encoding formylglycine-generating enzyme family protein, with protein MLETKFKVLFLIAILAFAAIPIMGILRGSMLTPFEKSSDDSSETIQAGAPDSSKLSQEEPVREEMVMIPAGPFIRGTSQGGLDEHPQRTLVLDAFAIDQYEVTNFQYQQFVHATGHRKSGPPARYAKNMSKMQGVNQPVVYVSWEDAEAYCSWKGKRLPTEAEWEKAMRGPDGRLWPWGNVEKPNGANWARVDDGYEVSASVGTIQTDKSPYGVMDGAGNVMEWVNDWYAERYFEEAPEKNPPSPDHGVFRVLRGGGYATTGADIRITSRSKMVPDFRDETIGFRCASSAAKLEKG; from the coding sequence ATGCTCGAAACGAAATTCAAAGTTCTGTTTCTCATTGCTATTCTTGCCTTTGCCGCGATCCCCATTATGGGCATCCTCCGCGGCAGCATGTTGACTCCCTTTGAAAAATCTTCAGATGATTCCAGTGAAACGATCCAGGCAGGGGCGCCCGATTCCTCTAAGCTGTCTCAGGAAGAGCCGGTTCGTGAAGAAATGGTCATGATCCCCGCGGGCCCCTTTATCCGCGGGACCAGTCAAGGCGGGCTCGATGAGCACCCGCAGCGGACATTGGTGCTGGATGCATTTGCTATCGATCAGTATGAAGTGACCAACTTCCAATATCAACAGTTTGTGCATGCCACGGGCCATCGCAAATCTGGTCCTCCAGCCCGCTATGCCAAGAATATGAGCAAGATGCAGGGCGTCAATCAACCTGTCGTCTATGTGTCATGGGAGGATGCGGAGGCCTACTGCAGCTGGAAGGGGAAACGCCTGCCGACTGAAGCGGAATGGGAGAAGGCCATGCGGGGGCCGGATGGCCGTCTCTGGCCTTGGGGGAACGTCGAGAAGCCTAATGGAGCCAATTGGGCCAGGGTAGACGATGGGTATGAGGTTTCTGCCTCTGTCGGCACGATTCAAACTGATAAGAGCCCTTATGGTGTCATGGATGGGGCGGGAAACGTGATGGAATGGGTCAACGACTGGTATGCGGAACGTTACTTCGAAGAGGCTCCAGAAAAGAACCCTCCCAGCCCAGATCATGGTGTATTTCGGGTACTTCGAGGAGGAGGCTATGCGACCACCGGAGCTGATATCCGCATCACCAGCCGGAGCAAAATGGTCCCGGACTTTCGCGATGAAACGATCGGATTTCGTTGTGCCAGTTCTGCGGCAAAGCTGGAGAAGGGCTGA